One stretch of Asterias rubens chromosome 8, eAstRub1.3, whole genome shotgun sequence DNA includes these proteins:
- the LOC117294027 gene encoding mucin-22-like — MAKFLFISALVLLNLISLSLATTTALVTIGSTAGSETTAVLQTTAGSQTTAILQTTAVLQTAAGSQTTAGLQTNAASQTTAGSQTTAILQTTAGSQTTAILQTTAGSQTTAGSQTNAGSQTTAGSQTTAGSQTTAGSQTNAGSQTTAGSQTNAGSQTTAGSQTNAGSQTTAGSQTNAGSQTTAGSQTNAGSHTTAGSQTNAGSQTNAGSQTTAGSQTNAGSHTTAGSQTTAGSQTTAGSQTNAGSQTTAGSQTNAGSQTTAGSQTNAGLQTTAGSQTNAGSQTTAGSQTNAGSQTTAGSQTTAGSQSTAVQDNTVTSGANDTVTSSTDDTMTDDSNTTSSSQTTAAADTGLSAGAIAGIAVGSFVCACLILGVVGGCVFKCKNKQKVEDIEMANSKMEFEEKTKSKDKETLIKE, encoded by the coding sequence ATGGCCAAGTTTCTATTTATATCAGCATTGGTGCTGCTTAACTTGATCAGTCTTTCTttggcaacaacaacagcactTGTTACAATCGGATCTACAGCTGGCTCAGAAACTACAGCAGTTTTACAAACTACTGCAGGCTCACAAACTACAGCAATTTTACAAACTACAGCAGTTTTACAAACTGCTGCAGGCTCACAAACTACTGCAGGCCTACAAACCAATGCAGCCTCACAGACTACTGCAGGCTCACAAACTACAGCAATTTTACAAACTACTGCAGGCTCACAAACTACAGCAATTTTACAAACTACTGCAGGCTCACAAACTACTGCAGGCTCACAAACCAATGCAGGCTCGCAGACTACTGCAGGCTCACAAACTACAGCAGGCTCACAAACTACTGCAGGCTCACAAACCAACGCAGGCTCACAAACTACTGCAGGCTCACAAACCAACGCAGGCTCGCAGACTACTGCAGGCTCACAAACCAACGCAGGCTCGCAGACTACTGCAGGCTCACAAACCAACGCAGGCTCACAGACTACTGCAGGCTCACAAACCAACGCAGGCTCACATACTACTGCAGGCTCACAAACCAACGCAGGCTCACAAACCAACGCAGGCTCACAGACTACTGCAGGCTCACAAACCAATGCAGGCTCACATACTACTGCAGGCTCACAAACTACAGCAGGCTCACAAACTACTGCAGGCTCACAAACCAACGCAGGCTCACAAACTACTGCAGGCTCACAAACCAATGCAGGCTCGCAGACTACTGCAGGCTCACAAACCAACGCAGGCTTGCAGACTACTGCAGGCTCACAAACCAACGCAGGCTCACAGACTACTGCAGGCTCACAAACCAACGCAGGCTCACAAACTACTGCAGGCTCACAGACTACTGCAGGCTCACAAAGCACAGCCGTGCAAGACAATACAGTTACATCAGGAGCGAATGACACTGTCACGTCCAGCACCGATGACACCATGACAGACGACAGCAATACAACCTCATCGTCACAAACGACAGCTGCAGCGGACACAGGTCTCTCTGCAGGTGCCATTGCGGGCATTGCCGTAGGAAGCTTTGTATGTGCTTGTCTAATTCTAGGCGTCGTCGGTGGGTGTGTCTTCAAATGCAAGAACAAACAGAAAGTGGAGGATATCGAGATGGCTAATAGCAAGATGGAATtcgaggaaaaaacaaaaagcaaagacAAAGAAACTTTGATCAAAGAGTAA
- the LOC117293943 gene encoding neuronal membrane glycoprotein M6-a-like → MGCCGSARYIPYGSIVASILVYLGAGLFCGSCLTALNSTEKMFGSTEIAKLATDIIFYLKLTVYVLTPVMVFFAFLYVLFGYLSTKQSKIQVYDNRNVCCGGMGCTSLALYVAYLVTFMWLVVGGASAIPVIFTYMVSQYTLTFSGTIAATECVSLEQYGFVNLPSDINNTDICGVDLKNFGERAGEAFPMFVLQLGGCLLIILGLIHFMMCLSANWGHVKDGLKRQDYETRRRLEEEELNEMGPSSVARGPRAKVYDSNMSQHSYNPNLPPIGGFGEPARHPSQPTMSTERLVNDYY, encoded by the exons ATGG GTTGTTGTGGGTCAGCGAGGTATATCCCTTATGGGTCAATAGTTGCCTCTATTCTGGTGTATCTTGGAGCTGGTTTATTCTGTGGATCGTGTCTCACGGCACTCAACAGCACTGAAAAGATGTTTGGATCGACGGAGATCGCTAAACTTGCCACAGACAT AATTTTCTACCTTAAACTGACTGTCTACGTGTTAACACCAGTAATGGTTTTCTTTGCGTTTCTGTACGTCTTGTTTGGCTACCTATCGACCAAACAAAGTAAAATTCAAGTTTACGACAACAGGAACGTGTGCTGCGGAGGAATGGGCTGCACCAGCCTG GCTCTTTATGTTGCGTACCTCGTGACTTTCATGTGGCTTGTTGTAGGTGGTGCGTCTGCCATCCCAGTTATCTTTACTTACATGGTCAGCCAGTACACACTGACATTCAGTGGCACTATTGCTGCCACTGAATGCGTGAGTTTGGAACAGTACG GCTTTGTGAATTTACCTAGTGATATAAACAACACAGATATCTGCGGAGTTGATTTAAAAAACTTTGGAGAAAGA GCTGGTGAGGCTTTTCCGATGTTCGTCTTACAGCTTGGAGGATGTTTGCTGATCATACTAGGATTG ATTCACTTCATGATGTGTCTGAGTGCAAACTGGGGTCACGTGAAAGACGGTCTCAAGAGACAAGACTATGAGACCCGAAGAAGGCTTGAGGAGGAGGAACTTAATGAAATGGGTCCAAGCTCAGTAGCGAGGGGGCCCCGCGCTAAGGTCTACGACTCCAACATGTCCCAGCATTCCTACAATCCAAACTTACCCCCTATCGGTGGGTTTGGGGAGCCTGCCAGGCACCCCTCACAGCCCACCATGTCAACAGAGCGGCTGGTGAACGATTATTACTAA